The sequence below is a genomic window from Clostridium putrefaciens.
AACTAAAGCACGTTGAACTATTTTATTTTCTAAAACAAGAATGCCAGTGGCCTCGTTTTATCATTTCGTGCTTTAGGTATATAGAAAGATTGTCACTTTGTTCCCATCAACTACCTCGTGGGTCAATAAAACGGTTAAAAAGGTTTTATTATTGGCTTTATAAAACCTATAAGTTTAAATAAAGCACCATTAATGAAATTAGGTATTATTAAGATAGATGAAGAAAATCATATATGTATTATACATATTATTTCAGATGGAACCTCTGTAGATTTATTGTTAAATGAATTCTGTGCAGCTTATAAGGGTGAGAATGTACAAGATGTAAAAGTTCAATATAAATATTTCGTTGTTTGGCAAAAGAATTTGTTAAGTAATGAAAATATGAAAGATAAAGAAAAATATTGGTTAGGCGATTTTAAAGAATTCATACCTAAAGTAGTTTTACTTACAGATAGAATTAAGGATTTAAGTAAACCTTATAATGGAGATAGTATAGTATATAAGTTATCTGATGAAATTGTAATAAAAATGAAAAAAGTTGTTGCAGTTGAAGGTATAACTATGCATAATTTAGTATTTGCTGATTACTCTTTATTATTGAATATATATTCAGAACAAAAAGATATAGAAGACCTTAAAAAGTTTTTAAAAGCCAAGTTACCTGAATATATGATACCAACTTATTTTATTATATTAGCTTTTGAAACGGACTATCCAAGAGGGGAGATTCAAAGCTTTAAAGGTGATGTAATGGAATTTAGTGTTGGAGAAGAGTTATATAAATCTTTAGTAAATACAACCTAAAAAACACATACAACTATGCATATGATATTGTTTTCAGCATATAGTGATCTACTTGTCATGTATACAAATCAAGATGATTTAATTATTGGAATACCGGTAGTTGGAAGAAATCATAAAGATTTAGAAGATATAATTGGAATGCTTGTAAATACATTACCAATAAGACGTTATCCAAACCCAAATAAATACTTTAGTGATTTTTTACATGAAAATAAGAATAATTTATTAGATTTCTATAATTATCAAGATGCAAATATTAGTACATTGATAGATAAATTAGGGGTAAAGAAATAGATAAATAGAAGTACTATGGTAGGGACAATATAGATAGGCTATACTAAATGGGACAAGTAAATTCCGAACAATGGTATAATATAAATATATATCATGGGGAGGAATTTAAATGGCAAAGCATTATGAAGAAGCATTTAAAAAGCAAATAGTAGCTTTATATAATAATGGAAAGACATTAGCAGATATTAATAAGGAATATGGAATAGCTAAATTTACAGTTAAAACATGGATTGAAAGGTATAATACTTCAGGTTCATTTGATGTTAATGATAATAGAACTGAGGAAGAAATAGAATTAATTAAATTAAGAAAACAAGTAAAACAGCTTGAAATGGAAAATGATATTTAAAAGCAGGCAGCATTAATACTAGGCAGAAAGTAGATCTAATTATCTCAAATAGAGATAAATACAGTATTAATGCAATGTGTAAACTTCTTAAGATCCCAAGAAGTCTTGTATACTATCACCTTAAAAACAGAGGAAATACAGATAAGATTTCTGAAGAAGAAGTAAAATTAGAGAATATGGTAATTAAGCTATTTATAGAAAGTAGAAATAATTATGGTTCTAGAAAAATAAGAAAACAATTACAAAGATAAGGGGTAATTGCATCAAGAAGAAAGATATCACAAATTATGGAGAAATATTCTCTAGTATCTAGTTATACTGTAGCCCAATACAAAGTTCATAGAAAAGGATGTAATGAAGATAATATCCCAAATACAGTCAATAGAGAATTTAAAGATAGAGAAAAATTAGAAGTTGTGGTAAGTGACCTTACTTATGTAAGGGTCAATAAAAAATGGTCATATATATGCACATTACTTGATTTGTATAATAGAGAAATCATAGGCTTCAGTGCTGGACCTAAAAAGGATGCCAATTTATTATACCAAGCTTTTCTAAATTATAAATATCCTTTAACAGATATAAAGATATTTCACACCGATAGGGGTAATGAATTTAAGAACAAAACTATAGATGAGGTTATAAACATCTTTGAAATAGAAAGGTCTTTAAGCAACAAAGGTTGCCCTTATGATAATGCAGCAGCAGAAAGCTTGTTTAATACAATAAAAACAGAATTTGCAAAAGAAAGGGATTTTGATAACATTAATATATTGAGATTAGAGTTTGGAGGTTATATAAATTGGTATAATAACCATAGATTGCATGGTTCTCTGAATTATTTAACACCAATGGAATATAAGGAGAAAATGAGGTTAGAAGTACAGTAGTTTGAGAATAAAGTTCCCTATGAATTTGTAACTACATAAGAAGATTGCATTTGGTTCTGTCGAGGGCGAGCGTAGCGAGTGCATTTACCCTTGAGCGAATCAAAGAAGCAATCTTACAATTACAAATAAATTCATAGGAATTCAAATATATTGTTCGGAAAAAAGTTGTCCAAAAAGGTGTTGACATATCAAATGAAGAATTAAACATTTTTACATATTTCATTATATTGTGTGTAAAAACACTAATTATATTCCAATACATAAAAAAATCATGTTAATTGAAAAGTTAACTTCCGTTTTTATTTGTAAACAGAAGTTAGTTTTGCAAGGTGTTTGATATAATTAAATTAATTGATATTTGTCCTGAGCATATTAGGAGGAGTAATTATGTCAAATAATAAGTTATGCAAAGGAAAACACCTTAGAATAGAAGATCGCTTTATAATTGAATATGGGTTAGATCAAAATTACACTTTAAAAGAAATTGCTGAAAGAGTTAAGAAGGACCCAACTACTATCTCTAAGGAGATTAAGCGAAATAGATTTCTTAAAGCAAATAAGCTAAAAGAAAACGATCTACAATCATGCCAACACCGAAGAAGTTGTACTAAGACAAACTTGTGTACTAGTAACTGTGGCAAGCAGTGTAAGAAATGTAGATTTATAAACTGTTACAGGACTTGTAATGAATATTCAATCAAGAAGTGCTCTAAACTTAACCGATACCCGTATGTTTGCAACAGTTGTAGCACAGTTACTACGTGTACCGGTGAAAAGAGCTATTATAAAGCTAAAGTTGTAGATACACAGTATAAAGAACTTTTAGCATTCTCTAGAGAAGGACTTAATATAACTTCAAAAGAACTAAAAAATATGGATGAAGTAATATCACCACTTATTTTAAAAGGACAATCAATATCTCATATTTTCACTCATCATAAAGATGAAATAAATTGTTGTGAAAGAACGTTATACTATTATTTTGATAAAAATGCTTTTACAGCAAGAAACATTGATTTGCCTAGAAAAGTGAAATATAAACCTAGAAAGAAATCTACACCTCCTGTAATTAGAGAATCTACTGATAGAATTGGCAGAACCTTTGATGACTTTGTTAAGTTTATTGAGGATAATCCTAATATTCCTGTAGTAGAGATGGATACTGTCCACGGCACACGAAGTGGCAAAGTTCTCTTAACATTCTTTTTTAGAAATTGTTCATTAATGTTAGCATTTCTCATTGATAGTTGTAGTCAATTATCTGTAAAAGAAGTCATAGACACTCTGTATGAGGTGTTAGGCCATGAAATATTTAATCGTAGCTTTCCTATTATTCTAACGGATAACGGCTCCGAATTTAAAAAACCTGAAGGTTTAGAATTAGATGCTGAGGGAAATCAAAGAACTAAAATATTCTATTGTAACCCTATGGCTTCTTATCAGAAGCCGCACGTAGAAAAGAATCATGAATACATAAGGTATATAATACCTAAAGGAAAATCTTTTAGTAATCGTACTCAAGAAGATATTACCTTAATGATAAATCATATTAATAGTACAGCAAGAGCCAGTTTAAACGGAAACACACCATTCAAACTAGCCCAAATGTTATTAGATGATTCGTTACTAGAGAAGCTATCTTTAGAACATATCCCAGCAGATGAAGTACATTTAAAACCTGCACTTTTTTAAAAATAAGATATCAAAAATCTAGGGCAAGTATCAGCGGAATTTAATCATGCAAACTTGAAGCAAACGGAACTTAGTTTTGCAAGCCAATTCCGTAGGCTTAATAAGCATGTCTAAAAACCCTTGAAAAACGATTATCTTATAAGAATTATAGCTTATTTTAGGTGTTTTGGCCACTAGATTTAAGTCTCAAAACTGACTTTACCCTTGCAGTTACAATAGTTTACCCGAAACGGAAGTTAGTTTTTCATTCAACCCATAAAAAAATCACTATTTATTTTTTAATTATAAATAGTGATTTATATTTTCTTATTTGAACATTAATTAATAAATATTCATCTTATAGAACATAACTTAATTATGTCATATCATAAGCTAATTGTAATAGGACAATAACTAAGTAATCTTAAAGTATTTTTAGCTACATCCTGTAGTGGATCCACAATCTAGGCATACCATGCAAGTTCCATTTCTCATCATTCTAGTACTAGAACAAGTAGGGCATGTGCTTCCATAGACTCTTTCTCCGCCATGTGTATGGGACTTAATATCACTGTCTGAAGCTGTGTTTAAAACTTCAGTTAGATCTATTGGGGTAGAGATTGGTATATTTAAGTTCTCATAGCCAGCAGGTTTTATTTGACATCTTGAGTAGTCATCATTTTCTATATCTATAACTTTACTTATAAGATCAGAAATTGAGGATACATATTTTATATATGGATGTTTTTGAACGAATCCATAAGGTTCGTATTTTTGGCCTCTAAGCATTCTTGCTATATCTGTAGCAGGAACATGATATTGAAGCATTACAGATATTGATTTAGATAAAGAGTTAAGTAGTCCTGTGATTATTGTGCCTTCTCTATCTGTAGTTATATAAATTTCTGTAATTTCTCCATTAGCATTTCTATTAACTGTAGTATACACCTTAACATCATCTATTTGAGCTGGGTGTGTAGTTCCAGTTCTTATTCCTTCTGGTTTATCTCTTCTTGATACATTTAAAGATAAATTCATTTCATTTGCTCTTTGTAATAGCTCTTTGTAACTAAGATCTTCTAGATTTAAATTTGCATCACTAAATAATGAAGTATTTAATGGTTGACTAGCTTTAGAAGAGTCTCTATAAAGGGAAATACCTTTTACGCCTAGTTTCCAAGAAGTTATAACAATGTCTTTAAAGTCTTCAATGGAAGCATCTTTAGGAAGATTAACAGTTTTTGAAATTGCACCAGAAATTAAAGGTGTAATAGCAGCCACCATTTTAACGTGTCCTTCTGAGGCAATATATCTCTCACCAGTACCACAAGTATTGGCAGTGTCAAATATAGCTAGATGTTCTTTTTTAAGGTGAGGTGCACCTTCAATTTTACCATCTACTATTTTGTCATATTTAAAGTCACCTTCAAAAACCTCTTTAGTTCTAGTTATATATTCGATTATGTCTGAAACCTCTGTTTCACTATAGCCAAGTGCTTTTAAAGATTCCTCTATAATAGGATTCCCAAGTGTCATGTAACCTCCACCAGATAGCTTTTTATAAACTATGTGGCTAAAGAAGGGCTCAATAGAAGTTGCAGCACAGTCCATAGCAAAGGAAATAGTTCCTGTTGGTGCTATTACGGAAACTTGTGCATTTCTATATCCATGACTTTCACCAAGAGAAACAGCTTTTGACCACTCTTTCTTTAAGTTTTCACTTAAAAATTTTAGCTTATTATTTACAAGTAAACTATGATTTACTTCTAAAGGTGAGTAGTTAAGATCTTCATAAGGAGACTTTAATGCTCCAGCAACTCTTGCATGATTTTTTATTACTTTAAGCATATAAGGTTTATTTATTTCATACTTTTCAAAGGTTCCTATTTCTTTTGCCATTAAAGCTGAAATTGAGTAGGAGCGAGCTGTCATTATACCTATTAAAGAAGCTGCAATGTTACGTGCTTCTTCTGAAGCATAAGGATATCCCATTACCATAAATAAAGAAGCTATGTTAGCAATACCAAGACCTGTAGTTCTAAATAAATGGGTTCTTCTTGCAATATCTTCTGTTGGGAACTGTCCCCAATTTATTGAAGCTTCTAGTAATAGTTGATTTAAACTTACAATATGTAAATATCCATCTAAATCAAATTTCTTAGTGTCATTATCATAAAATTTATAAACATTTATAGATGAAAGATTACAAGATGTATTATCTAAAAATGCATATTCTCCACAAGGATTAGTTGAATTTAATCTGTTATAAGGTGCATTTAATACTCCATCTTCTCCACCAGGGCATGTGTGCCACGCATTGAAAGTATCAGAAAACTGAGGAGCAGGATCTGCACATTTCCAAGAAGATTCATTAAATAGATTCCATAAATCTTGAACTTGAATTTCTTTATTTACTCTTGAATCTACTCTACCCTTTAATTCTATAGTAGCTTCTGGGTTTTTGTTTAAATCGCAAACTTTTCCCATAAACTCATCATTTATTCTTAGTGAATTATTGCTATTTTGACCAGATACAGTTTGGTAAGCTTCTCCTTCAAAGTCTGCATCATATCCCATTTTACCAAGAGCTCTTACTTTATCCTCTTCTTTAGCCTTCCAGGATATGAATTGTTCTATTTCAGGATGATCTATGTCAAGGCACACCATTTTAGCTGCGCGTCTTGTAGTTCCGCCAGACTTTATAGCACCAGCATTTCTATCAAAACCTTTTAGAAAGCTCATCAATCCAGAAGAATATCCACCACCAGAAAGTTTTTCTCCTTCAGCTCTTAAGCTAGAGAAGTTAGTGCCGGTACCTGAACCGCCTTTAAATAGCTTTGTTTCAGTTACGTACTGCTGTGAGATAGAGTTCTTTCCTAGAAGTTTATCTTCAATTGAAACTATAAAACATGCTGAAGCTTGAGTTCTTGTATAAGAGTCAGGTGATGAGACTACAGCCTTTGTTTCTTTATCATAATAAAAGTTTCCCTGAGGTGAGCCTTTTATTCCATAACTTAAAGCAAGTCCTGTGTTAAACCATTGAGGTGAATTTGGTGCATACATTTGATTTAATAGTCCATAAACCATTTCATCATAAAATATTTCAGATTCTTCCTTAGTTTTAATTAAGTTTTCTTCTTTTAAAGACTCTACCCAAAAACTAACCATTCTGTGGGCTACCATTTTCATGCTAGTTTCTATCCCTAGTTCATTTGGAACACCAGCTTTTCTAAAATACTTTGAAGCAATTATATCACAAGCACTTTGAGAATAGCTTATAGGAAATTCTAAGTCTTTCATATCTGTAAGTACTTTTCCAGACTTGTGATCTTTTAAAAGTACGTTAACTTTTTTCCACTGAAATAAATCATATACAGTTTTAGTATGGTCTTTTTCTAAGGACTTTGTATAATATCTTTTAAAGACATCTTTAATTGATTCCATTTATTCAAAACACCTCCAGGTAATTTATAAAATCAAAAATCTAAGAATATAGCTTTTTAACATTACAATAGAAAACTATATATAGTGTGACAATTCTGCATACATCACTATATATAGTACTTATTCATTATATACAATATTTATTTTATAATCAATTTATATATTAAAGACATAAGGCATTTATATATGAGTAGACTGTTTTATCTTTATTTATGTAGTTATTGCTCTTTATTTTAAAATTTATTTATACATGGTTTGTTTCAATATAATATGCTAAAATAGTTTTTATAATAGGATGATTTATAGTATGAGAGGAGAAAATTTTATGATTAGAAATTTTGAAGATAAAAAACCAAATATACATGAAGAGGTTTTTGTAGCTGATAGTGCAGATGTAATTGGAGATGTAACATTAGAAAGGAATGTTAATATATGGTTTGGAGCTGTGCTTAGAGCTGATGGAATGCCAATATATGTAGGCGAAGGCACTAATATTCAAGATAATTGTGTAGTACATATTCATAATGAGAAGTTTTCTACCTATATAGGAAAAAATGTAACAGTAGGTCATAGTGCTATAGTTCACGCTTGCAAGGTAGGCGATAACTGCCTTATAGGTATGGGTGCCATAATTTTAGATGGAGCTGAGATAGGTAGTAATACAATTGTTGCTGCAGGGAGCATAGTTCCTCCAGGAAAGATTATATCTCCAGGAGTTTTATGTATGGGATCACCTGTGAAGGTTTTAAGAGACCTTACAGAAGAAGAGAAATTGGAACTTATAGTTTCGGCAGAAAATTATATTAAGCTTTCAAAACAATATAACAAATAATATATATGAAAACATTATATAAAAAAAGGACCACTAGGGCCCTTTTTTTATGCTGATTTTTTCTTCATTCTTATAAAAATCTTAGCAATTTCATTTAATACTAATGGTATTATTGATAATCCTCCTACAAATAACCAATCGTTCATAGTAAGATCAAAGACATCAAATACATTTGCAAGGAAGGGTACTGTTATTATTACATCTTGCAAGAATATACCAAATGCTATAGAAAATATTAAGTATTTATTTGTAAATAATCCAACTTGGAAGATGGACTTTTCTGGATGTCTCATGTTAAGTGAATGGAATAATTGAGATACACTTAATACAACAAAGGCCATAGTTTGAGCATGTTGAAGGGTATCATATTTTGCTTCACCATATTTAAATGCAAATAGTGTAAGCGAACCAATTAAAATACCATTTAAAATTAAGAATATAGGAGTTCCACCAGAAAACAAGCTTTCTTTAGGATTTCTTGGTGGGTTATCCATTACATTTTTGTCACCAGGATCTACACCTAAGGATAGAGCAGGTAATGTATCTGTAATAAGGTTTACCCATAGTATGTGTATTGGTTTTAAAGGAGTTTCCCAGGCCAGTAATATAGCTACGAATAATGCTATTATCTCACCAAGGTTACAGGAAAGTAAAAATATTATAGACTTTTTGATGTTGTTATATATGTTTCTACCTTCTTCAATAGCGGAAACTATAGTAGAAAAATTATCATCTGTAAGGATTATATCAGCAGCGCCTTTAGCAACATCTGTACCAGTTATACCCATGGCAACACCAATATCAGCAGCTTTTAATGAAGGCGCATCATTAACACCATCTCCGGTCATAGAGACTGTGTTTCCTTTTGACTTGAAAGCTTTAACTATTTTTACCTTATGTTCGGGTGAAACTCTAGCAAAAACCTTATAGTTATCTATTTGAGCATTTAATTTTCCATCAGGTAACCTTTCTATTTCAGGACCTGAAATACACTCATTTATGTCTTCAGCAATGCCTAGTTCTCTTGCTATAGCAAAAGCTGTGTTTTTGTGGTCTCCAGTTATCATTATAGTTCGTATTCCTGATTTTTTACATATAGCTATAGAATCCTTTACCTCAAGTCTTGGTGGATCTATCATTCCAACAAGTCCTATAAAAATTAA
It includes:
- a CDS encoding condensation domain-containing protein — protein: MSLNKAPLMKLGIIKIDEENHICIIHIISDGTSVDLLLNEFCAAYKGENVQDVKVQYKYFVVWQKNLLSNENMKDKEKYWLGDFKEFIPKVVLLTDRIKDLSKPYNGDSIVYKLSDEIVIKMKKVVAVEGITMHNLVFADYSLLLNIYSEQKDIEDLKKFLKAKLPEYMIPTYFIILAFETDYPRGEIQSFKGDVMEFSVGEELYKSLVNTT
- a CDS encoding condensation domain-containing protein, with translation MHMILFSAYSDLLVMYTNQDDLIIGIPVVGRNHKDLEDIIGMLVNTLPIRRYPNPNKYFSDFLHENKNNLLDFYNYQDANISTLIDKLGVKK
- a CDS encoding IS30 family transposase, which translates into the protein MSNNKLCKGKHLRIEDRFIIEYGLDQNYTLKEIAERVKKDPTTISKEIKRNRFLKANKLKENDLQSCQHRRSCTKTNLCTSNCGKQCKKCRFINCYRTCNEYSIKKCSKLNRYPYVCNSCSTVTTCTGEKSYYKAKVVDTQYKELLAFSREGLNITSKELKNMDEVISPLILKGQSISHIFTHHKDEINCCERTLYYYFDKNAFTARNIDLPRKVKYKPRKKSTPPVIRESTDRIGRTFDDFVKFIEDNPNIPVVEMDTVHGTRSGKVLLTFFFRNCSLMLAFLIDSCSQLSVKEVIDTLYEVLGHEIFNRSFPIILTDNGSEFKKPEGLELDAEGNQRTKIFYCNPMASYQKPHVEKNHEYIRYIIPKGKSFSNRTQEDITLMINHINSTARASLNGNTPFKLAQMLLDDSLLEKLSLEHIPADEVHLKPALF
- a CDS encoding vitamin B12-dependent ribonucleotide reductase, producing MESIKDVFKRYYTKSLEKDHTKTVYDLFQWKKVNVLLKDHKSGKVLTDMKDLEFPISYSQSACDIIASKYFRKAGVPNELGIETSMKMVAHRMVSFWVESLKEENLIKTKEESEIFYDEMVYGLLNQMYAPNSPQWFNTGLALSYGIKGSPQGNFYYDKETKAVVSSPDSYTRTQASACFIVSIEDKLLGKNSISQQYVTETKLFKGGSGTGTNFSSLRAEGEKLSGGGYSSGLMSFLKGFDRNAGAIKSGGTTRRAAKMVCLDIDHPEIEQFISWKAKEEDKVRALGKMGYDADFEGEAYQTVSGQNSNNSLRINDEFMGKVCDLNKNPEATIELKGRVDSRVNKEIQVQDLWNLFNESSWKCADPAPQFSDTFNAWHTCPGGEDGVLNAPYNRLNSTNPCGEYAFLDNTSCNLSSINVYKFYDNDTKKFDLDGYLHIVSLNQLLLEASINWGQFPTEDIARRTHLFRTTGLGIANIASLFMVMGYPYASEEARNIAASLIGIMTARSYSISALMAKEIGTFEKYEINKPYMLKVIKNHARVAGALKSPYEDLNYSPLEVNHSLLVNNKLKFLSENLKKEWSKAVSLGESHGYRNAQVSVIAPTGTISFAMDCAATSIEPFFSHIVYKKLSGGGYMTLGNPIIEESLKALGYSETEVSDIIEYITRTKEVFEGDFKYDKIVDGKIEGAPHLKKEHLAIFDTANTCGTGERYIASEGHVKMVAAITPLISGAISKTVNLPKDASIEDFKDIVITSWKLGVKGISLYRDSSKASQPLNTSLFSDANLNLEDLSYKELLQRANEMNLSLNVSRRDKPEGIRTGTTHPAQIDDVKVYTTVNRNANGEITEIYITTDREGTIITGLLNSLSKSISVMLQYHVPATDIARMLRGQKYEPYGFVQKHPYIKYVSSISDLISKVIDIENDDYSRCQIKPAGYENLNIPISTPIDLTEVLNTASDSDIKSHTHGGERVYGSTCPTCSSTRMMRNGTCMVCLDCGSTTGCS
- a CDS encoding gamma carbonic anhydrase family protein — translated: MIRNFEDKKPNIHEEVFVADSADVIGDVTLERNVNIWFGAVLRADGMPIYVGEGTNIQDNCVVHIHNEKFSTYIGKNVTVGHSAIVHACKVGDNCLIGMGAIILDGAEIGSNTIVAAGSIVPPGKIISPGVLCMGSPVKVLRDLTEEEKLELIVSAENYIKLSKQYNK